A single window of Phyllostomus discolor isolate MPI-MPIP mPhyDis1 chromosome 13, mPhyDis1.pri.v3, whole genome shotgun sequence DNA harbors:
- the N4BP3 gene encoding NEDD4-binding protein 3 — translation MATAPGSVGIAMGSVGSLLERQDFSPEELRAALAGSRGPRQPDGLLRKGLGQRELFSYLHLPKKDSKAGKRAARNEPADYTTLYYQEHPRAGDFSKTSLPERGRFDKCRIRPSVFKPVAGTGKGFLSMQSLAAHKGQKLWRSNGSLHMLACHPPLSPGPRASQARAQLLHALSLDEGSPEHEPSLSDSSSGGSFGCSPGTGPGSSPFSSSLGHMNHLGGSLDRASRSPKKAGPMAMLSCLPEPPPPYEFSCSTAEEVMAMLPDTCEDLKRGLGDEDGANPFTQVLEERQRLWLSELKRLYVERLHEVAQKAERSERNLQLQLFVAQQEQRRLRKELRAQQGLAPEPRPLEADPNTSPEEEARWEVCQKTAEISLLKQQLREAQAELAQKLAEIFSLKTQLRGSRAQAQAQEAELARLREVVRSLQEQAPQEEAPGGCETDDCKSRGLLGEVGGSEARDGAEKLRAELLQEQLRGQEQALRFEQERRTWQEEKERVLRYQREIQGSYMDMYRRNQALEQELRTLREPPEPWSPRLESSKI, via the exons ATGGCCACAGCCCCAGGCTCTGTCGGCATTGCCATGGGCAGCGTGGGCAGCCTGTTGGAACGGCAGGACTTCTCCCCTGAAGAGCTGCGGGCAGCACTTGCGGGGTCCCGGGGCCCCCGCCAGCCCGATGGGCTCCTCCGGAAGGGCTTGGGCCAACGTGAGCTCTTCAGCTACTTGCACCTCCCCAAGAAGGACAGCAAGGCCGGCAAGCGGGCCGCCCGGAACGAGCCTGCTGACTACACCACCCTTTACTACCAGGAGCATCCTCGGGCTGGTGACTTCAGCAAGACCTCACTGCCTGAGCGGGGACGTTTCGACAAG TGCCGCATTCGCCCGTCGGTCTTCAAGCCTGTGGCGGGCACCGGGAAAGGCTTCCTGTCCATGCAGAGCCTGGCAGCCCACAAGGGCCAGAAGCTGTGGCGCAGCAACGGCAGCCTGCACATGCTGGCCTGCCACCCGCCCCTGAGCCCGGGGCCCCGGGCCAGCCAGGCCCGAGCCCAGCTGCTGCACGCCCTCAGCCTGGACGAGGGCAGCCCAGAGCACGAGCCCAGCCTGTCTGATTCCTCCAGTGGGGGCAGCTTTGGCTGCAGCCCTGGCACAGGCCCCGGCTCCAGCCCCTTCAGCTCCTCCCTGGGCCACATGAACCACCTCGGGGGCTCCCTGGACCGGGCCTCGCGGAGCCCCAAGAAGGCTGGGCCGATGGCCATGCTGAGTTGCCTgcctgagcccccacccccctacGAGTTCTCCTGCTCCACTGCCGAAGAGGTGATGGCCATGCTTCCTGACACCTGTGAGGATCTCAAGAGAGGTCTTGGTGACGAGGATGGTGCCAATCCCTTCACACAG GTGCTGGAGGAGCGCCAGCGGCTGTGGCTGTCGGAGCTGAAGCGCCTATACGTGGAGCGGCTGCATGAGGTGGCCCAGAAGGCTGAGCGCAGTGAGCGAAACCTCCAGCTGCAGCTGTTTGTGGCCCAGCAGGAGCAGCGTCGCCTGCGCAAGGAGCTTCGTGCACAGCAGGGCCTCGCCCCTGAGCCTCGGCCCCTAGAAGCTGACCCTAACACTAGTCCAGAGGAGGAAGCACGATGGGAG GTGTGCCAGAAGACAGCAGAGATTAGCCTCCTGAAGCAGCAGCTGCGGGAGGCCCAGGCCGAGCTGGCCCAGAAGCTGGCTGAGATCTTCAGCCTGAAGACACAACTCCGGGGCAGCCGGGCACAAGCCCAGgctcaggaggcagagctggcccGGCTGCGTGAGGTGGTGCGGAGCCTGCAGGAGCAGGCCCCACAGGAGGAAGCCCCAGGTGGTTGTGAGACTGATGACTGCAAGAGtagggggctgctgggggaggtgggaggcagtgaGGCCAGAGATGGCGCTGAGAAGCTCCGGGCCGAGCTGCTGCAGGAGCAGCTCCGGGGCCAGGAGCAGGCTCTACGCTTCGAGCAGGAGCGGCGGACGtggcaggaagagaaggagcGGGTGCTGCGCTACCAGCGGGAGATCCAGGGGAGCTACATGGACATGTACCGCCGCAACCAGGCGCTAGAACAGGAGCTGCGGACACTGCGGGAGCCCCCTGAGCCCTGGAGTCCTCGGCTTGAGTCCTCCAAGATCTGA
- the RMND5B gene encoding E3 ubiquitin-protein transferase RMND5B isoform X1, which produces MEQCTSVEREVDKVLQKFLTYGQHFEQSLEELLHCVGRLRAELARAALQGTSLSATLSSVMSQCCQKIRDAVQKLASDHKDIHGSVSRVGKAIDRNFDSEICGVVSDAVWDSQEKQQQTLQLAIVEHLYQQGMLSVAEELCQESTLNVDLDFKQPFLELNRILEALHRHDLGPALEWAVSHRQPLLELNSSLEFKLHRLHFIHLLAGGPDKQLEALSYARHFQPFARLHQRDIQVMMGSLVYLRLGLEKSPYCHLLDNSHWAEICETFTRDACSLLGLSVESPLSVSFASGCVALPMLMNIKAVIEQRQCTGVWSHKDELPIEIELGMKCWFHSVFACPILRQQTSESNPPIKLLCGHVISQDALNKLVNGGKLKCPYCPVEQNPADGKRIIF; this is translated from the exons ATGGAGCAGTGTACAAGCGTGGAGAGAGAGGTAGACAAGGTCCTCCAGAAGTTCCTGACCTATGGGCAGCACTTCGAGCAGAGCCTGGAGGAGCTGCTGCACTGTGTGGGCCGGCTGCGGGCTGagctggccagagcag CCCTCCAGGGGACCTCACTCTCAGCCACCCTCTCCTCGGTGATGTCCCAGTGTTGCCAGAAGATCAGAGATGCTGTGCAGAAACTGGCTTCCGACCACAAGGACATTCACGGCAGTGTCTCCCGAGTGGGCAAAGCCATTGACAGG AACTTTGACTCTGAGATTTGCGGTGTGGTCTCGGATGCGGTGTGGGACTcacaggagaagcagcagcagaccCTGCAGCTGGCCATTGTGGAGCACCTGTACCAGCAGGGCATGCTCAGTGTGGCCGAGGAGCTATGCCAG GAATCTACGCTGAATGTGGACTTGGATTTCAAGCAGCCTTTCCTGGAGTTGAATCGAATCCTAGAAGCCCTGCATAGACATGACCTGGGGCCGGCCTTGGA ATGGGCCGTCTCCCACAGGCAGCCTCTGCTCGAGCTCAACAGCTCCCTGGAGTTTAAGCTGCACCGACTGCACTTTATTCACCTCCTGGCTGGGGGCCCCGACAAGCAGCTGGAGGCCCTCAGCTACGCCAGGCACTTCCAGCCCTTTGCTCGGCTGCACCAGCGAG ACATCCAGGTGATGATGGGCAGTCTGGTGTACCTGCGGCTAGGCTTGGAGAAGTCGCCCTACTGCCACCTCCTGGACAACAGCCACTGGGCTGAGATCTGTGAGACCTTTACCCGCGATGCTTGTTCCCTGCTGGGGCTTTCTGTGGAGTCGCCCCTCAGTGTCAG CTTTGCCTCTGGCTGTGTAGCGCTGCCCATGCTGATGAACATCAAAGCTGTGATTGAGCAGAGGCAGTGCACGGGGGTCTGGAGCCACAAGGATGAGCTACCG attgAGATTGAACTCGGCATGAAGTGCTGGTTCCACTCGGTGTTCGCCTGCCCCATCCTACGCCAGCAGACGTCGGAGTCCAACCCCCCCATCAAGCTCCTCTGTGGCCACGTCATCTCACAAGATGCACTTAACAAGCTCGTTAATGGAGGAAA GCTGAAGTGTCCCTACTGCCCCGTGGAGCAGAACCCAGCTGATGGGAAACGCATCATATTTTGA
- the RMND5B gene encoding E3 ubiquitin-protein transferase RMND5B isoform X2 — translation MSQCCQKIRDAVQKLASDHKDIHGSVSRVGKAIDRNFDSEICGVVSDAVWDSQEKQQQTLQLAIVEHLYQQGMLSVAEELCQESTLNVDLDFKQPFLELNRILEALHRHDLGPALEWAVSHRQPLLELNSSLEFKLHRLHFIHLLAGGPDKQLEALSYARHFQPFARLHQRDIQVMMGSLVYLRLGLEKSPYCHLLDNSHWAEICETFTRDACSLLGLSVESPLSVSFASGCVALPMLMNIKAVIEQRQCTGVWSHKDELPIEIELGMKCWFHSVFACPILRQQTSESNPPIKLLCGHVISQDALNKLVNGGKLKCPYCPVEQNPADGKRIIF, via the exons ATGTCCCAGTGTTGCCAGAAGATCAGAGATGCTGTGCAGAAACTGGCTTCCGACCACAAGGACATTCACGGCAGTGTCTCCCGAGTGGGCAAAGCCATTGACAGG AACTTTGACTCTGAGATTTGCGGTGTGGTCTCGGATGCGGTGTGGGACTcacaggagaagcagcagcagaccCTGCAGCTGGCCATTGTGGAGCACCTGTACCAGCAGGGCATGCTCAGTGTGGCCGAGGAGCTATGCCAG GAATCTACGCTGAATGTGGACTTGGATTTCAAGCAGCCTTTCCTGGAGTTGAATCGAATCCTAGAAGCCCTGCATAGACATGACCTGGGGCCGGCCTTGGA ATGGGCCGTCTCCCACAGGCAGCCTCTGCTCGAGCTCAACAGCTCCCTGGAGTTTAAGCTGCACCGACTGCACTTTATTCACCTCCTGGCTGGGGGCCCCGACAAGCAGCTGGAGGCCCTCAGCTACGCCAGGCACTTCCAGCCCTTTGCTCGGCTGCACCAGCGAG ACATCCAGGTGATGATGGGCAGTCTGGTGTACCTGCGGCTAGGCTTGGAGAAGTCGCCCTACTGCCACCTCCTGGACAACAGCCACTGGGCTGAGATCTGTGAGACCTTTACCCGCGATGCTTGTTCCCTGCTGGGGCTTTCTGTGGAGTCGCCCCTCAGTGTCAG CTTTGCCTCTGGCTGTGTAGCGCTGCCCATGCTGATGAACATCAAAGCTGTGATTGAGCAGAGGCAGTGCACGGGGGTCTGGAGCCACAAGGATGAGCTACCG attgAGATTGAACTCGGCATGAAGTGCTGGTTCCACTCGGTGTTCGCCTGCCCCATCCTACGCCAGCAGACGTCGGAGTCCAACCCCCCCATCAAGCTCCTCTGTGGCCACGTCATCTCACAAGATGCACTTAACAAGCTCGTTAATGGAGGAAA GCTGAAGTGTCCCTACTGCCCCGTGGAGCAGAACCCAGCTGATGGGAAACGCATCATATTTTGA
- the NHP2 gene encoding H/ACA ribonucleoprotein complex subunit 2, with translation MTKIKGDPEGQEAQAEASSGERTYHELLVNLNPIAQPLASRRLTRKLYKCIKKAAKQRHVRRGVKEVQKFVNKGEKGIMVLAGDTLPIEVYCHLPVMCEDRNLPYVYVPCKTDLGAATGSKRPTCVILVRPHEEYQEAYNECLEEVQALPPPI, from the exons ATGACCAAAATAAAGGGAGATCCCGAGGGGCAAGAGGCTCAGGCGGAGGCGTCCTCCGGGGAGCGCACTTACCACGAGCTGCTGGTGAACCTGAACCCCATCGCACAGCCTCTGGCTTCTCGTCGCCTCACTCGGAAGCTCTACAAATGCATCAAGAAAG CCGCGAAGCAGAGGCATGTTCGGCGTGGGGTGAAGGAGGTTCAGAAGTTTGTCAACAAAGGGGAGAAAGG GATCATGGTTCTGGCAGGAGATACATTGCCCATTGAGGTATACTGCCACCTCCCGGTTATGTGTGAGGACCGAAATCTGCCCTACGTCTATGTCCCCTGTAAGACG GACCTGGGTGCAGCCACAGGCTCCAAGCGCCCCACCTGTGTGATCTTGGTCAGGCCCCACGAGGAGTACCAGGAGGCATATAATGAGTGCCTGGAGGAGGTgcaagccctgcccccacccatctGA